CATCAAACAATAGTCATATTTGtgcagtttattttatatttatttactcatttacatACCTGTGAAGGAGACCTCGGCATCACTGTCCATGCCCTCCTCCTGAGTGCTGTCTTTGTCTGATTTGGAGCTCCCGCGTGACCTCTTCATGTTTCTGAAGTACTGACCCCATCTCTGTCTTCCTGCATCTTTTTTCAGTCTTTTCTCCTTTGCTCTTCTGTTCTGAAACCAGACCTGTGCAGAGAAACGGGTTAGGTTGACTCCAACCTGATGATAGAAAAAAATTGAGtctccactgtaaaaaaaaaaaaaaaattatgtttacgCTATGTTTAcgttattatttgtttttcatatagcATAATTAACATACATGTACAAGCTAAGCAACATAATTATACATACTGGATAAATTTATTCATGCAATTCTCAAAACTGAAGCAGAAAGTAAATAAGCGTTAAAATCTTCAGTGTGGAGCATGAATATAATCTGTACATTTTCTTCACGATTCAGTGACACGTAGGCATATTGCGTTCGACTTTTACAAGAAATCATGAAAGTAGCCTATTTTATTCAAATCAGTCGAGCCGCTGTCATTAAAAAATAGCTTCGCTTGTTTTCCCATTTGTGagattgtttattaattaattaaaaaaatctatttagttTCTTTATTTCAATTTCATTGTCAGCTCacctaaactaaagtgtttcgTGTGGTAACATTTAATAGCCTACATCACGACTATATTTTAAGGGTGAGACAAATAACCGCGCGTGTAGTTCTGTTGTAATGCTCGTGCACTGGTTTGAATGGACTGAGAAAGAGCTGTAGGTGTGATATATGTGTAGATGTTACCTGCACCACCCGCATGTCGAGGCCGGTATCTGAGGACAGCTGCTCCCGCACGTGTCGCGCGGGTTTCGGCGAGTTATTATAAGCGTTCTTCAGCGTCTCCAGCTGTTTGGCGGTGATTGTTGTGCGCGGGCGTTTTGCTGTAGAATCCGCCTCTGTAATATAAGAAACATATTTTGATCtacacaaatttatttatttattattctacaACTATATGCTATAATTGAAACGGCACCGTTAAGGCGTAATGCTTCTTAatttattctgttctattctattatattctgttTTCTGAGGTATATAACAAAGGCAAATGAATTTCAAATAATATGTAAacgtattatttattattatacatttcttgtttattattattttttgtatcattattttaattagtttagaCGGACGAAAGACAGGTTTTAATATCCTTAGAAACAATTGTATTTATGCATTCTGTTTATCGATATACTCTGTTGTTCTAATCGGAGCGCCGGTGAAGTGAAGGCACTGAAGGCTCGTATTAAAGATTTAGAATGCAGTTATTCAGTGTAAGTTTATCTGCTCAATGAATGACGATCAGGGTCTCTTACAGACCCTATTCCTAAATAATTCACATGGACCGTTCCGTCTCTGTAATATAAGAAACATCTTAATTTAACAACACGGGTTTATTTCTTATTAGACGTTTTTATCATCTATTATATTCCATCTAAATGTGTTTCCTTTCTATTCTTTGGgcctaaaagtttttttttttttttttttttttttttttcagcgatgGTTCCTCTGTACCAAAGGTTACATTGCGCAGAAGGTTATTTATGTGTGGAAGGACGTAAGATTATTCAAATTAAGTTTTCTCTTTCAACACAAAattgaaggagaaaaaaaaaatacaactttataagaaatatttttttgttggggggggggggggatcaaaAATTATTCTGCGACAACCCCCTTTAGtagactttatttttaaatgtctattctattctattcttttctattctattctattctattagaCTGAAACACCTTTATTGAATGCTCAGAATGCACACAGTGATGTGGAGTCTAACGTTAGCTCATCTACACAGTGGATGACACTAAGGGCCTTTCCAAACGTTatttccaaatgaatcactagGCAGTCTGATTTGTGCAGTATTAAAGCGCTGAAATCTGGCTCAAAATTGCCCCGGATGAAGATTGTGTCTCTCTGACTCCATAGATCAGCTCTAGTGCGCGTGTTCAGCGCTCTTCTGTACGGGGTTGGCACTTATCGATCTGGAGGCTGGTGAGTTCGTAATTACCTGAGCCGGGTCAAATGTTTATGTACGAGCCCACAACCAGCGAGATTAATCAATCAATGTGAGCTCATCGAATAAAAGAAGTAAAACAGTTAAGACTTTGGGAACTGCacttgctccaaaaaaaaaagaaagaaaaaaaaagaaagaaaaacagcgtTTGAACTAATTCCACtaattttctcttttaaaaacaaacacttcTGCTGAATAAACGATGGTATCGCATGTGCATATACCTCTCTGTTTGGCGGTCTCATAATCGGCTTTACACACCAGTCGACTGTCCTCCATCAGGTAGTACTCGTCACCTGTGGCCAGCTGCCTCTTACAGACGATGCAGGCGAAGCAGTGCAGGTGATAGACGAAATCCTGCGCCCTCCGGACCACCTGTGTCGGCGGGATGCCCTGCTGGCACGCGGCGCACTTGGTCCCGAATCTCCTGGGGACGAAATACAGGCAAACACCGGTCAGATGGCACCCGAACGATATGAAACTATATATGTGCTGAAACATCAAGGACTCACTTGAAGAAGTCGTCTTTGCAGTAGACACTGTCGCCTCGACTGAAGCATTTGTCGGCCAGCTGAGACTGACAGTCGTTGCATTTCAGGCATTTGCTGTGCCAGTGTCGATCTAGAACCTTCAGGATAAAACGATCGACGATGTGCTGGTTACAACCAGCGCAAACAGGAATATCTGCGAGCAGAAAATACAAGAAAGCGGTTAACATCAAATAGGCTACTGTCAGAGCATTTTTTTGTTggttatattattacaaatacgCCATACTGGAGAATTGAAGAGCAAAGCTCTGCTTTCAGCAAAACAGCTGTAAacagctgaagaaaaaaaaaacaaccttaaaaAATCACCTTAGCCTTCACTTGGAAATTATCATTATTCTGTTAAGTATCCAAATTGCACCAAAATTAAAAGCGCGATCAAATGACAAGAAATAGGTGGAATAAAACAACACACAGAACCTTTATAATTGTTAAAGATCATTTTAGCGTAATacgtattattataattattattttatatttatattgttgttgttattaaatcaataataataataattagattaactgcgttaatattataattttacaatattacagcaTATGAGCACAGCATGATAAATCACAATACAGCTCAAGGTCACATAAACTACATCAGTAAACTGACGAGCTCTTATTAAAGTAATCACTCTCGTTAACAGCAAACTGAGAACGTTCACTTTAATGTGTTCACTCAGTACTGAAGTATTTATGATGCAAATCTGAAGTCtgccttcataaaaaaaaagaataaaaagcaaCAGCCTTTCCAGTTCACAGATACATAAAGCACGTAAAATCAAATCaacagcattaaaaaatataaccataaatacaacacatttattattatcaacgttTTTGTCTCCAAGACATCATTTCATGAGGTCATAAGTAAGTCTCGAGTTCGGTGCGTATCATATCCGGTCATATtcagattaaaatgaaatgaaagcacTAAGCACTCACTCCTCGAGATGTTCTTGTTAGCCACAATAACAGTGCAGGAAGTCTCTTTGAGCGTGTAGCTGCTTCTCTGACATCAACGCACACGTCATGAACAGGTGCACAATACCTATCAATTATTCAATCATTAGTCTATAAAGGACAGAAACctcctcttttttttcccttcaaatAGTGGCTTCTGAAATAGTTTCTGACCCCCTGCAGCCTTCACGAAACATCTGGGAAACTGTCATTATCCCTCAACACTCATTGGAATGTTTTtcgttttgtaaaatgtatttgtacacCACGGACCTTCCACCAAGAACAAACCAAACATCGATTTCGCGCCTTAAAATCACTCATGCGCGTGAAAAGccgaaaatgagaaatgtttgaaaagAAATATTTGTGGAAACGAAAGACGCGGACATATGTTGTTGTGAGCCGCTGTTTCAAATTGAATCCCACAGAAACACAATCATTCCCAATCCAAAACATTAGAGCGGCACGAAAAGCGTTTCACGTGCAGGAGAATTATGAGTTATGTTGAGAACAGATCTATTCCAAATTACGGTGACATCTTTTAAACACAAGGAGCATTAAGAGTTCCCTCAAGacggtatttattttttaatgtaaggataattaaattaaaatctttcAGCAAATGTGCAGCTCACGCAAGAATGGATTAATACTGGAATGCTTCATAATTTCTAGATCTGAAGTGAAATCAAACATACAACTGCAGGACTCCGTGCTCTGATGTCGGCTGTACCTTTCCGGGACTCCTCTCTCTGCGTGAGTAAAGCCAATAGCATCTCCGTGTGATGAGAGCACGGCTCTTTCGGCGAATCCAGGGCCTTATTCTGCTCCATTTTCATTAttccgataaaaaaaaaaaaaaaagacaaaacgcgTGCGATAATAACTATCTGAGCGTTATGCGCTGCGCAGAGTTGACAGAAGACGCGCGCGTGTCAGAGACCCATTTCTGCGTCTTGTGGCACTTGCTGAGCAATAGAAACGCCGCCCCGTTACTCTGGTGACTGATAAAACAGATGGAcatcacctggacaagaccagcAGAGCAGCCTCAAGGAGTTTCTGTGCTAATATCCACACAGTCCTTTTAGCAGTTTTGCGTTGGAGATGTAGGCTAATTTCtattcacaaatgtttttttcacGCTGAATGTCATAAATGATGCCTTCAACTGTTCCCACGACGAGCAACAATTAGTTGTGAATGATGGAGACTGTGTTTCCCAAAATCAAGTGTGTGTCCAAAACATGCGCATTTGGCAAATCCCCATTTTTGATATGGACCTTAGGCTATTCAAAATACACCCTGCAGCAGTGCGCAAAGCATACAAAGCCAAATATACAGCCACTACAACCGCAGTTGACAAAGAACGCACCAGAAAGACTAAAATGCGTTGTGACACATTTCTAAAACATGAAACGTGAATATGcattcatatttgttttgcacATCGAAACAGCTGATTAGTTAAAGGTCTCATGAGAGTAAATATTAGTGTACGAATTATTTTCGATAGACATTACAGGATGAAATTGGCgtcaattaaataaaaccatttctacgcttgtcattgtttttatttttcttcttcttttttattctcAACTGCATATTCTTTTGATAGACAATCATGACACTGAAGCAAACAGATAGGCCTACTGAACGTAAACAGGCATAATGCAAATGTCAAAACGAGTTAATTATTACAGAAAGTATTTCACTTGATGTGAACACAAACAACAGAAATATGCTTCTAAACTATGCACTTTGTAGTCTGCCGCAAGGCTTTTGCTTCTTCAAAGCGGAAAGTGAA
The sequence above is drawn from the Carassius auratus strain Wakin chromosome 5, ASM336829v1, whole genome shotgun sequence genome and encodes:
- the LOC113069576 gene encoding LIM/homeobox protein Lhx3-like, which translates into the protein MLLEHPGSSCQNAGNYNRYSSSQDIPVCAGCNQHIVDRFILKVLDRHWHSKCLKCNDCQSQLADKCFSRGDSVYCKDDFFKRFGTKCAACQQGIPPTQVVRRAQDFVYHLHCFACIVCKRQLATGDEYYLMEDSRLVCKADYETAKQREADSTAKRPRTTITAKQLETLKNAYNNSPKPARHVREQLSSDTGLDMRVVQVWFQNRRAKEKRLKKDAGRQRWGQYFRNMKRSRGSSKSDKDSTQEEGMDSDAEVSFTDEPPMSELGHSNGIYSSLSESSPSLSRQGGGHPPFQLEHGTIIPSQEQYHDIQASSPYSLPQSPGSLQALPRHQPLISSLVYPESGLPMVGQSGGQNMTSGVRMMVGGNRPSSDLSTGSSGGYPDFPASPASWLDEVDHAQF